A genomic region of Pristiophorus japonicus isolate sPriJap1 chromosome 20, sPriJap1.hap1, whole genome shotgun sequence contains the following coding sequences:
- the LOC139232989 gene encoding probable G-protein coupled receptor 139, whose amino-acid sequence MSLGFLINLKILWAINDIEKIYYPILAAVGVPVNMVTIVILSRGKCGLSKCVARYLVAMAAADLLVVIIDLILRQIPIVYQELFTFVWDFRVCNIHAVLLHAATDCSVWFTVTFTFDRFVAICCQKLKFKYCKEQTAAVVLGTVTVLSILKNIFCYFLYTSQYWLSNNPWFCRVSFSVSRSLVWTVVELMHYVLTPFIPFLLILLFNALTVRHILVSSRARSRLRGRSSGESPSDPEMENRRKSMIVLFVISGNFILLWVVFMVCSILRRLDYLGYPVSLPTFVTEIGFMLQLLSCCTNTVVYAVTQRKFREELRNGMEYPLAMMVRIIR is encoded by the coding sequence TTAAcatggtgacgattgtgatcctgtctcggggaaagtgcggtctctccaaatgtgtcgctcgctacctggtggccatggcagcggcggatctattggtcgtgatcatcgatctgatactgaggcagattccTATAGTTTATCAGGAACTATTCACATTTGTGTGGGACTTTAGAGTATGTAACATTCACGCTGTCCTACTTCATGCCGctacagattgttctgtctggttcaccgtcactttcacctttgatcgatttgtggccatttgttgccagaagctgaaatttAAATATTGCAAGGAGCAAACAGCGGCAGTGGTTCtaggaacagtgactgtgctgagcatTTTGAAGAACATTTTCTGCTATTTCCTGTATACAAGTCAATATTGGCTTTCGAACAATCCCTGGTTTTGCCGCGTGTCATTCAGTGTATCTCGCTCACTGGTCTGGACAGTCGTTGAATTAATGCATTATGTTTTAACGCCATTTATTCCATTTCTTTTGATTCTACTGTTCAATGCTTTAACGGTCAGACATATTTTAGTGTCCAGCAGAGCTCGCAGTAGACTCCGGGGTCGGAGTAGTGGCGAgagccccagtgacccagagatggagaaccgaaggaaatcgatgattgtactgtttgttatttcggggaatttcatcctgttatgggtgGTGTTCATGGTCTGTTCTATATTGAGACGATTGGATTACTTGGGATACCCTGTTTCTCTGCCCACATTTGTAACAGAAATTGGcttcatgctccagctcctgagttgttGCACAAACACTGTTGTTTATGCAGtgacccagaggaaattcagagaggagttgaggaaCGGAATGGAATATCCCCTTGCAATGATGGTCAGAATAATTCGATGA